The following DNA comes from Streptomyces sp. NBC_00690.
CTGGTCACAGCCGGCCACTGAGTGCCGCCACGCTCGGCCCACTGTGCGGGGGCGTCATGTCTCGACGCCCCGGCCCGGCCCTGCGATCCCCCATGTGCTGCCACGCCCGTACCGACGCCGGACAGACTGAGGAATCCTTGTGATCAGTATCCCCACCGGCCCTGCCCAGCAGGGCATCTGGGTCAATGAGCGGCTCGCTCCGCTCGGTTCCGTCCACCACATGCCGTTCGCCGTCCACTTCGAGGGCGCCTTGGACGAATCGGCGCTGGCCGCTGCCTGTGCGGACCTCGCCGGCCGGCATCCTGCCCTGGCGATGACCGTGCAGGAGGAGCACGGACTGCCGGTGCTCACGGCAGGCCCACCACCTGAGCTGACGATGCATCAGTCGACGCCCGAGCGGCTGCCCTCGGAGCTCGCAAGGCTCAGCGCCGAACCGTTCGACCTCGCGGCGGGGCCCCCGGCCCGCTTCGCCCTTCTGCGCATCGACGAATCCCATGCCACCCTGCTGGTGGTGGTGCATCACATCGTCTTCGACGGCACTTCGACCGATGTGTTCCTGCACGATCTGGCGGCCTGCTACGCCCACCGCACGGGTACGGGCGCCCCTCTTGTTCCACTCCCCTCGTTGGACTCGTCCGACCAGGTCGAACCGGGTCCTGATGCGCTCGCCGCGGCCAAGGCCCACTGGTCCGACAGACGACTGCCTGATGGCGAGGTACTGCTGCCCGGACTGACCGAGCTCCCGGACGGTGTCGGGCCTGGTGCGGCCGTGGCCTTCGACCTACCGACGGAGCTCCGTGCCGAGCTGATCGTGACCGCCGACAAGCTCGGTGTCACCCTGTTCGAACTGCTGCTGACCGCGGTGCACACCCTGCTGCTGCGCTACGGCAACGAGCACCCGGCGATCGCCGTCGACCTCGGCACCCGCGGCCCGGAAGAGGCCGAGCGGATCGGCGCGTACGTCAATGAGCTGCCCGTGGTGACCACGCCCCAGCCGGGGATGTCGTTCGACGAGTTCGCCCGTGCGGTGCGCACCGAGTTGCGCAGCGGCTATCCACACCGTCGGGTGCCACTGGCCCGTGCCGTCCGCGGACTGCGGCCCGGTGTGTCGCTCGCACCGGTCTCCTTCACCTATCGCCGACGCATCGCACCGGTCTCGTTCTCGGGGTTGCGCACCACGATCGACTGGGTGCTCTTTCCCGGCACGGCTCGGGGCGCGCTGCGGGTGCATCTGGTGGATGGGCCGGATCGGCTCGGCGTCCTCCTGATGCATCGGACGGACGCGCTCGCCGCGGACCGGGCCGAGCGGATCGGTGCCCATCTGCGACGACTCCTCACCGCGATATCCGTGGCCCCCGGCACCTCGCTCGTGGATCTGCCGGTGTTGGACGAGGCGGAGTCGGCCCCGTTGCGGGGGGCGGCCCCCGCCTCCGACGCGGCGGGCGCCACCCTGCCCTCGCTGCTGAGGGGCTCCTTCGCGGCGTACCCCGACCAAGTCGCCGTGGTGGCGGGTGGGCGCACACTGACGTACGCCGAACTGGCGGCGGCTTCACACGGACTGGCGGGTCGTCTGATCGGGGCTGGGGTCGGACCTGGCACGGTGGTCGCCGTCTGCGCCGAGCGGTCGCCGGAGATGCTGGCAGCCGTACTCGCCGTCACCTTGGCCGGTGGCGTCTATCTGCCCGTCGACCCCTCGTACCCGGCGCAGCGCATCGCCCATGTCCTCATGGACGCCAAGGCACCGGTCGCTCTGGCTCAGCGGCGTACGGCTGAGCGAGTCGCAGGAACCGGCCTGACGGTGTTGTTGGACGATCTCTTCGACACCGCTCCGACCGCTGCCGACCAGGGTCGTCCGCTCCCGACGGTGGCGCCGGACGATCTCGCGTACCTCATCTACACCTCGGGCTCCACCGGTAGGCCCAAGGGCGTCGAGGTACCGCAGGGAGCGCTGGCCCATCTACTACTGGCCTTCCGTGACCAACTGGCGGCGACACCCGAGGCCGTCTGGCTGGCCGTCACCTCGCTCTCCTTCGATATCTCGGCCCTGGAACTCCTGCTACCACTGG
Coding sequences within:
- a CDS encoding non-ribosomal peptide synthetase, producing MISIPTGPAQQGIWVNERLAPLGSVHHMPFAVHFEGALDESALAAACADLAGRHPALAMTVQEEHGLPVLTAGPPPELTMHQSTPERLPSELARLSAEPFDLAAGPPARFALLRIDESHATLLVVVHHIVFDGTSTDVFLHDLAACYAHRTGTGAPLVPLPSLDSSDQVEPGPDALAAAKAHWSDRRLPDGEVLLPGLTELPDGVGPGAAVAFDLPTELRAELIVTADKLGVTLFELLLTAVHTLLLRYGNEHPAIAVDLGTRGPEEAERIGAYVNELPVVTTPQPGMSFDEFARAVRTELRSGYPHRRVPLARAVRGLRPGVSLAPVSFTYRRRIAPVSFSGLRTTIDWVLFPGTARGALRVHLVDGPDRLGVLLMHRTDALAADRAERIGAHLRRLLTAISVAPGTSLVDLPVLDEAESAPLRGAAPASDAAGATLPSLLRGSFAAYPDQVAVVAGGRTLTYAELAAASHGLAGRLIGAGVGPGTVVAVCAERSPEMLAAVLAVTLAGGVYLPVDPSYPAQRIAHVLMDAKAPVALAQRRTAERVAGTGLTVLLDDLFDTAPTAADQGRPLPTVAPDDLAYLIYTSGSTGRPKGVEVPQGALAHLLLAFRDQLAATPEAVWLAVTSLSFDISALELLLPLVSGGRVVIADESQVRDGRALVELVERQAVTHVQATPSRWRLMLDAGLTAPALTALSGGEALPLPLARRLRSQVGRLWNVYGPTETTIWSTSAEIPPAPDEVSIGRPIAGTTALVVGPDGRPVPHGVTGELALGGAGLARGYRGRPDLTAARFVIDPGSGARHYRTGDLARVRPDGALDCFGRLDDQIKLRGHRIELGEIEARLQEHPAVATAAVAVHGSADDPGGQVLVGYPVWRPGTAAADTAELRSFLARTLPDVMVPGIFHVLGELPLTPNGKTDRGALPAPVHEQSTTGVQQSSESGDEPWDELTSEVAAIWCEVLGLSSIGRYDDVFDLGAHSLTITQVASRIRRRLGVEVPLQVFYEEPTVAAVADAAALELLAEGH